GTTGAATACCAAAAGAATGTCCCTGCTTTGTACAAAGAAATCAAAGATGTTGTCGTATCACAAGTTACAAAAATGACTGATCTAGAAGTTGTTGAAGTCAATGTGAATGTTGTTGATATCAAAACGAAGGAACAGCATGAAGCAGATTCAGTTAGCCTCCAAGACCGAGTAACTGACGTGGCTTCTTCAACAGGAGAATTTGCTTCAGAACAATTTGAAAAAGTGAAATCTGGTATCGGTTCAGGTGTTGCTGCTGTTCAAGAAAAAGTAGGCGAAGGTGTTGAAGCCGTTAAAGGCGAAACAAAAGAAAATGCTCGCGTACACTAATTTATCTTGTCAAAATCAATCAATTTAAAGGAGGCAGAATCATGTCAACAGAAGAAAAATTAAACCAAGCAAAAGGTTCCATTAAAGAAGGTGTCGGCAAAATGATCGGCGATGAAAAAATGGAAAAAGAAGGAACAGCTGAAAAAGTTGTTTCTAAAGTAAAAGAAGTTGCTGAAGATGCTAAAGACGCTGTCGAAGGCGCTATTGAAGGTGTGAAAAACATGCTTCACAAAGACGAAAAATAAGGCTAAACGTTAATTGACCTTTTCATTATAGTAGTCAAAAAGAGGACCGTAAATGTCCTCTTTTTTTGTAGATCGGATTCTAAACACGCTTCCCAATTTTCGCTAAAAGCTAGTGTCAACAGGAAAAGCCTTGGTTTCAGGGCTTTTTTGCTTACTTAAAATAGTATGTTTTTATTGAATTGAAACAAATTTTAAAAGCTTGCACACTACTAGACTGGCTTATTTATCCACCACCTGAGCCTCAAATTGGGCTAGTTGGTTGTCTACATTGGTAATGGTTATCGTGTAGGGCTTGTTATTGGTGGCATCAAACACTTTTTCACCTTGGTAACTCACAACAACTCCATCTTTTTCTAAATAAATATCTGCTTGGTTGTTTGGAAGTTCTTCATCCTCCTTGTCGAAACCATGGCTTTTTATAATTTTTTGTCCCTCTACTTCATAGTAAACATCACCATTACTCTCACTCCAAACACTAGAGCCAGTTAATTTAATTTTACTTGAATCCTTTTTCTTCAAGATGAAGAGTGAATAGTATTCCAAATCTTGTGTTCTGGGATTTACTCTTAAGCTGACGGATTGACCTGGTTGAAGAGTGTATTTGCCATAGTTCAAAACGGAAAGGACAAACCAAACTAGCAGCAAACTATACAAGACTCCTATAATCATTCGTGAGCGCCTACTTTTAAACAAACGTAAAAGTAACAGTAAAGAGACAATAAAGAGCAATTCTGTAAACATTCTTGTGCCCCCTTTCTCATCATCATTGACAGCCTAAACAGAGTCTCGCATCCACTTCTCACTGGTAACATCAACCATATAAAGTCTGATACATCTTATCTAGAAAAGCTTTCAACTCTTTTCGAACAATCTTTAATAGGCGTTCTTCTTCTGCTTGAGATATCGTCACACTTTCTTTATTTTGATTACTGATATGAGAATAGTAACTACGTTTTAGCAATAACTGATTATCTAAAATATAGTAGGCATTTAT
This window of the Streptococcus sp. D7B5 genome carries:
- a CDS encoding CsbD family protein, with the translated sequence MSTEEKLNQAKGSIKEGVGKMIGDEKMEKEGTAEKVVSKVKEVAEDAKDAVEGAIEGVKNMLHKDEK
- a CDS encoding Asp23/Gls24 family envelope stress response protein translates to MSNVDKNVEKKDVAVVSQNVKGELTYEDKVIQKIIGLSLEKVPGLLDVDGGFFSNLTEKIINTDNVTHGVNVEVGKEQVAVDLNIVVEYQKNVPALYKEIKDVVVSQVTKMTDLEVVEVNVNVVDIKTKEQHEADSVSLQDRVTDVASSTGEFASEQFEKVKSGIGSGVAAVQEKVGEGVEAVKGETKENARVH